The Austwickia sp. genome includes a region encoding these proteins:
- a CDS encoding Fic family protein: MAEGYVPFPSFAGWVTTYDGSLVDEVTAQLQNARRAFGDVAADRAVEVASRYAAVDTGAIEGLYATSRGFTRTIAERSANWEAALKMHPEAEHHIWDALAGYEFVLDAVTQKHPITQAWIRDLHAVLCASQATHDVFVEVAGRLHREARPLPKGAYKTAPNFPTNPDTGAMHHYAPVDDTAAEMARLMDELTSQEFLDAHPLVQAAYAHYAFVCVHPFADGNGRVARALASVFLYRRPGIPLVIFADQTPAYLDVLAAADGGRPEAFVTFVEQRAIDAVNLVLAEVSSGGGSGAEIAAALHDDGRGGSSLPRIELLAGRLAGCIRDAVESSLPTLSLPPEIVLAVGRSGVGGPLPPGWGRFVDRSVPGGLGTRIDLSWSSAPSCSVWLQLDAAAREPQRGPRDPADQTLIAVAAAGSRGTGALWEVRPREIHPAISQAFELRVRAWVRGQLQQLSAELAERIREFRAEPGR; this comes from the coding sequence ATGGCCGAGGGTTACGTCCCGTTCCCGTCGTTCGCTGGATGGGTGACGACGTACGACGGCTCGCTTGTCGATGAGGTCACCGCGCAGCTGCAGAACGCACGGCGGGCGTTCGGCGATGTGGCTGCAGACCGGGCCGTTGAGGTGGCGTCTCGCTATGCCGCCGTGGACACCGGCGCGATCGAGGGCCTCTATGCCACCAGCCGTGGTTTCACCCGCACCATTGCGGAGCGCTCGGCCAACTGGGAAGCGGCCCTGAAGATGCACCCCGAGGCCGAACACCACATCTGGGACGCCCTAGCCGGATATGAGTTCGTGCTCGACGCCGTGACGCAGAAGCATCCGATCACCCAGGCCTGGATCCGGGATCTGCACGCCGTCCTGTGTGCCTCGCAGGCGACCCACGACGTCTTCGTGGAGGTGGCGGGCCGACTGCACCGCGAGGCCCGCCCGCTGCCTAAAGGGGCCTACAAGACGGCGCCGAACTTCCCGACGAACCCTGATACCGGCGCGATGCATCACTACGCCCCCGTCGACGACACAGCTGCCGAAATGGCGCGGCTGATGGACGAGCTCACGTCGCAGGAGTTTCTGGACGCACACCCGCTGGTCCAAGCCGCTTACGCCCATTACGCCTTCGTGTGCGTGCATCCTTTCGCGGACGGCAACGGCCGCGTGGCGCGGGCGCTGGCCTCGGTGTTCCTCTACCGTCGGCCGGGGATACCGCTGGTCATCTTCGCCGACCAGACCCCCGCCTACCTCGACGTCCTCGCGGCCGCGGACGGCGGACGTCCCGAGGCGTTCGTCACCTTCGTTGAGCAGCGTGCGATCGACGCGGTCAACCTGGTCCTCGCCGAGGTCTCGAGCGGAGGCGGCTCGGGAGCCGAGATTGCCGCCGCACTTCACGACGACGGCCGTGGCGGCAGCAGCCTTCCGCGCATCGAGCTTCTTGCCGGCAGGCTGGCGGGATGTATCCGTGACGCAGTGGAGTCAAGCCTGCCCACGCTGTCCCTGCCCCCCGAGATCGTCCTTGCCGTGGGCAGGTCTGGTGTAGGCGGGCCGTTGCCGCCGGGATGGGGACGGTTCGTCGATCGCTCTGTGCCCGGAGGGCTAGGCACTCGGATCGACTTGAGCTGGTCATCGGCGCCGTCATGCTCGGTTTGGCTGCAACTCGATGCAGCAGCCAGGGAGCCGCAGAGAGGACCCCGAGACCCGGCCGATCAGACGCTTATTGCCGTAGCGGCGGCTGGCAGCCGAGGAACTGGCGCATTGTGGGAGGTTCGACCTCGCGAGATCCATCCGGCGATCTCACAAGCGTTCGAGTTGCGGGTCCGGGCCTGGGTTCGGGGGCAGCTGCAGCAGCTGAGTGCCGAGCTGGCGGAGAGGATCCGCGAGTTCCGAGCGGAGCCAGGCCGATGA